Part of the Anaerolineae bacterium genome is shown below.
TTACGGTTGAAGACACATTCAAGGCCGTGCCTCCTCACAAAAGCGGTGAAAAAGGCCCGGGCAAATTGGAATACGATTTGTGGAAAAACGGCTTTTCCCTGGAAGTCACCGCCAAGGAAGACGGCTCTCCGGCCACCAGCCAGGTTACCGAAAAACTGAGTTCAGTGGACCATGATATTCCCAACCCCTGGCTCAGCCAGGGCGGTTACTGCGGCGACGACGCGGATTGTACGGCCCGTAAAAACACCAATCAACTTTGTGCGGGGCATTACTCGTATGCAGTCACTTTTCAAAAGACCTATTAAAAAATAGAACTGATTGAAACGATTCGGTAATTGTTTGATTATGCTCTGAGGCCGTAGGCCGAAGAATCTCTTTATGGCGTCCCTTTACCTTGCTGATGTAACACCGGAAGGAGATTCTTCACTCCGCTTCAGCCGCTTCGCTTCCAATCTCCGTTCAGAATGACATGTTGAATTACCGAATCATCACCTGATTTGATGACTAAGATCATTTGACATTATTGAACCCTCTGCATAAGATACATCGGTTAAAACGCCCGGCCATTGGAGGACAATGTAGACTTAAAAAAACAACAAAAAAGCGCGTCAGCGGAATCAATATCAGAAAAAGCCGAGACGTTGGGGTCTCCCTCTGCTGCCCCGCCCAACCTCCCCGGAAGAAAGCGGGCCTCAACCCAAAAGAAACATGATAGGGGGTGGTGGATAGGCGGCTTTCTTTTTGGTTTTGTGGTGGGCCTGGTTCTATCGCTCACTTACGGCTGGGTGCTGGACCCGCGTCCGTTGCCCCTTGGCCCGGCAGACTTGGTTCAACAGGACAAAGACGTTTATCTTCGTTTGATTGCGGCGGCTTATTTTCATGAGCAAGATGAAGCGCAGGCCAGGGCCAGGTTAGCCGCCCTTGAATATCCTGACCCGCCCAACGCCGTGGCTCATTTAGCCGAGTTGTATATTGCCCAAAACGGAGATATTAGAGACATCATAGCCCTGGTCACTTTAGCTGACGCCCTGGGCCAAACATCCAGCACCATGGTTGTTTTTCTGGCAACGCCTACCCCGGTGCCCACCTCAACCCCCACTCAAGCCCCCACCCCAACCCCGCGCCCTACCCATACCCCTACTCCCTGCACCCCCCCGCCCACCTCAACCCCCACGCCAAGCAAAACTCCCACCCCAACCCCCACCCGCCCGCCAACCGCCACCGCCAGCCCAACCTTTACCCGCACTCCCCGACCTACACGCACCGCTACCCCCACCCAAACCCCCACCCCCGGCCCCAACGCCCCCTTTGGGGTAGCGCAATCTGTGGTTTTGTGCGATAATACCACTGGTGGATTGCTTAGAATCTATATTCGTGATAGAGTAGGGGCAGGTGTAGCGGGTGTAGAAATAGCCATCAACTGGCCCGGGGGCAAAGATAATGTGTTTACCGGCTTCAAACCCGAAATAGACCCTGGCTACGCCGATTTTCAAATGGAGCCGGACGAAACTTATCAAATAGAACCGGTTGGCGTGGGAACCGCCGGCCCGATCCCTGAAATAACGATAAGTGGTAATGATCTTTGCCGCAATTTACCCCCCGGCGTTATTCCCTCCTGGCAAATTGTCTTCCAGCAGGGAGCCGGTGGACCGTAGGTAGAAGGAAGGATTTGCCTTGAAAGAAGAAGCAATAAAAAATACGCCCCTGTTTGCCGAACTGACCGACAGCGAACAACGCGCCCTGGGCAAACGGATGCGTTTAGAAAACTACAAACCCGGCGAAACCCTCTTTTTTAAGGGCGGCGAGAGTGACGTGCTGTACCTGATAAAAGAAGGTTGGGTCAAACTCTCGGCCGGTGAAAACCAGCCGGGAGTGGCTAATCTTGGCCCCGGCAGCCTGGTGGGCGAAACCGATTTCTTTTTGGGCCAAACCCACGCCATGACGGCTCGCGCCTCCGGCGGCGTCATCGTCTGGTCGCTAAATAACGCCGACCTGGCTGAAGTTATCGCCGAACGCCCCGCAATCGGCCTCAACCTGGGGCTTGCCTTTGGCGCGGGCATCATTCAATATCAACCGCGCCTCACCGGCCAACTGGCCGAAATCCCCTTTTTACAAGAATTATCAGATAGAGAGCGGGCCGTGCTGGCCCAGCATCTCTCTCCGCAGCGTTATTTTGCCAACGACGCCATTTACCGCAGCGGCGACGCCCCCACCGGCATCTTTTTCCTGGAAAAAGGCATGGTCCGGCTTTTGGGCGATACCGATGACGATTATACCGAACTTGCCTCCGGCGACGCCTTTGGCGAGATGGCCGTCATCTCCGGCAAACCCCATTCCAATACGGCCCAGGCCGCCAATGAGGTGGTGCTCTGGCAGCTCAGCCCGGCCGATTTTGCCGCGCTGGCCGAATCCAACCCTTCCATCAAAACCAAACTTGGCCGAAATTTACGCGCCAGCCTGACCCTGGCCGACCAGGAATATGCCCTGACCATTCTCCAGCGGCTCCCTTTATTTGAGGATTTAGCCGAAGACGCGCTCAAAGATGTGGCCCGCCTGTTGCTGCTGCGGCACATTCCGGCCGGCGAATTTGTGTTCAACCAGGGCGATCCCGGCGAAGCCCTGTATATTGTTGACAGCGGTACCGTTGAAGCTATTTCCGACAGCCCGGATAAACCCCAAGAATTGGTGGGCCGGTTTGTGGCCGGAGATTTTTTTGGCGAAAACGCCCTGCTCACCGGCAAAACTCGTTCCTTTACCACCTATGCCGCCACCGACGCCAATCTGTGGGGCCTATACCGCACCGATTTTGACAACTTGCTGGTCAAATATCCTCAACTAAGCGTGGCCCTGGGCCGGGTGGTGCGGGAGCAGCTTGACGCTTCGGGCGGTTACGCCATGGAGCCTCATTTAAAGAAAATTGCCCTGCTGGGCGGCCTGTCTCGCCGGCAGCTCGATGAACTTTCCACGCGCTTGCAGGCGCGTCGTTATCAAGGCGGCAGCATCATCTATTACGAAGGCCAGGCCAACGATGAAATGTATTTTGTGGGCCAGGGCCAGATTGAACGCTGGGTAACCACCATGCAGGGGCCTGTTTTATTGGAAATGCACGAGCAGGGCGACTTTTTTGGCGAAATAGCCCTGCTTTCCGGCAAAGCCCACCCCGATACGGCCCACGTATTGGTTGATAGCAACGTTTGGGTGCTGACCAAGGCCGAATTTGAAGATTTTGTGCAGCGTTACCCCAATCTGGCCCTGGTTTTCAATCGCCTGCTGGGCGAACGTTTGGAAGAAACCATGCGCCGCATGCGGGGCGCTGCTCCCCAAAGGGCTTTGCCCGCCACAACCGGCGCGCCTCCGTCGCGGCCTATGACCCCCACCCGGGGGCCGGTGATGATGCCGCCGGTGCCGGTGCGCCCGGTGGGGCCTTCGGCCGGCTTTCAACCGTCGCGGCCTGTACCGGCGCTACCGTCGCGGACCTATCCGGCCCCGGGGCCATCGGTTCACTCCCAACATACCACCGCTATGCCGCCGATACGCCCGTCCGGCCCGTCGGTTCATTCTCAACATACCACCGCTATGCCACCGGTTCGGCCACCTGGTTCAGCGGTTCACTCCCAACATACCGCCGCCATGCCACCGGTCCGCGCCGAACCTTCGCGGCCAGTTCAGCCGCAGCGTAAAAGTAAGCCCGGCCGGAAGGTCAAAAAATCCCCGGCCCGGCCCGGCGATCCCACCCGGGGCATGCCGCATCCTTTCTCTACAGAGGCCGCGCCAACCGAAGCCAAATCAAAACCGGCCCGTAAGCCGCCCAAACCAAAACGGAAAGGGCCGGGCGCAGCATCGCGGCCGGCGCCGGTTGGCGCTTACGCAGAAGCCGCGCCCGTATCCCGGGGAACCGATCCGGTACGGGAAAAATCTGCGGGGGCGCAGACGGGGCAGAGATTGGATGCGCCGTCTGTCTCTCCGGCGCAAAAAGTGGAGCGAAGTCGCCGCTCTACTTCTCAGGCTATGTCGCAGCCTCGCGTCACCTCCAACCGCAGACTCAAACGGTACAACACCAGTTTGTCGGTTTGGTTTGCCAAACGCAGCCTGCTGGCCAAAATAGGCATCCTGGGGATACTGATTCTATTGACCTGGTTGTGCGGCATTTCCGCCCCGTCGTTGATCATCAACTCGCTGGCCGCAACATTTGAAGATGAAGGCGCTCTGCCCGGGGATAAGCGCAGCATTATGAATCAAATGCGTCAAGAGGGGGCTGTGGGAGCCATGGCCGCCCTACCCTTTGTGGAAACGGCCACCCCCACCCCCACCGAAACGCCTACTCCTACCCTCACCCCCACCCCTTCCGCCACCCCCACCGAAACTCCCCTGCCTACCCTCACGCCCACCCCAACGAATACGCCCACCCCTACCGAAACCCCGACCCCGATTTTTACGCCAACACCAACCAATACACCCCGGCCGCTTTTTACCAACACCCCCGGCCCGCCCACCGAAACTCCGACTCCAGAACCTACCCCTACGCCCGATGTTGACTTCCGGCTGGTCAGCGTGCGCCAACTGACCCCTTGTGAAAACCAGGGAAAGCACCACATCTTTATCAAAGTGCAAGACCCCGGCGGCCAGGGGATCAACGGCGTGCCGGTTAAAATTGCCTGGGCCACAGATTTTATTGTGAGCCAAACCGAAACCAAAACAGACCTGAAAGGCAGCCTTGATCCGGGGCGCATTGATTTTGCCATGTTCAAAGGCACTTACGAGGTTTCCATACAGGGCGGCACCAGCGAGGTTGCCACGGGCATTACCCCGGATTTTGGGGTCAATGAGACCTGCCCGGACAACGATAATCCGGTGGCAAATTCTCTTTATCACATCTCTTTTGAGGTTATTTTTGAGCGGACTTTTTAAGGCAGCTTAAAACAGGAGAAAATCAAAACGCTGAAGTCAATAAGGGCTTCAGCGTTTTGATTTGGGTAGTAGAGTATTCAGTCTTATGATATTCTGGTTAGCAATAACTTCATAGATTCTTTTTACTATGCCCATTTCCCTTAAACCCTTCTCGATAAATAGATGCGGCTTCGATGATGGGGCCAGACATATCGTAATCATCTAACTTTTCTTCAAGCAGACTACCCATGATTAACTTTATGATAGGTTGACTGTTGGCAATGGCTTGAGCTAATTTCAGGTCAGTTAAGCCAGGGATATGGTCCTGATGTTTTTGTAATCGCCATATATCTTCCATTTCTCGTTGCAAGTACGTTGGGAGGGTAATGTTAATGCTTAACTCGTTAACAATCAAACCAAGACCACCTAATCGTTTATTGATTTCATCCAACATGCAATGAGTTAGATGGCGATGGTTGTGTTTGATAAATGTTAATTGCCACTTATCCACTTCGGGGGTAGCTATCAATTCGTCTACAGGATAAGAACTGACATAACGTTTTGCTGCTATTTCCAGATTTTGCCGTAATACTGGTTCCAGTTTTTCATTGGGCAAATTTACTGCATTGTACAGTTGCTGGTCGGTAAGATTGGCGAGGTTGCGAGACCAATCACAAGTTATTTGGACAATGACTGGAATCTGGGTAGCAGTAGGTAACTCCTGGCTGGTAAAGGTAAGTGTTTGGGGGATGATACTCATCTGGCTATACACTCGTTTGCCCACAAGAAAAATACGACAGGGCCCGTTAACAACCCGCTGGGGTAAATCCTTGTTGCCGATAACAACCTGAGTATTAGGCTTTATAAAGGTTTTCATTTTCCTCTTTCCTTTTCACTTCCTTAATATTTAGTGACAGGCCAGAATGCGTTCTGCTTTAAAGTGCACATTTTCTAAATTTAATACTTTTTCTGCCAGGACCGATAGCGCGTGTGCCAGAGAGAACGCCTCTGAAATATCTTCTTTAGAGTGAATGTAGAAAAGGGTTGGGTCTTTGACATCCTGCCTGATCTCTGTCTCCAATAAGCGCCGCCCAAGCCCTGCTTTTATGTCTAAATTCAAAAGGTCACAGATTTTTTCTATCATTTTTCACTCTCCTGATAAACTGGCTGTTAGTAAAATTATTTGATAATAATAAATCAAGCGTGGTAGAGGGAGGATTTAGGTAAGGTGACAAATCAAAACGTTTCGGGATAGGGAGCGCAGATATTGTTTTCCCACCATTCAGGCCATCGTGGTTTAACAAAATAGATGCCTATGCAAACCATCAGTAGAATCAGGGTATCAATGACGGCTAAAAATAATACTATCTCAAACATTGAATTTAAAAGCCAATTCATATTTGTCCTCCTCTATCCGTAAAGTTGGGATTGATCCGACAGGGTAGCATGTCGGATTTTCCGCAGAATTTCAGTATAAAGATAGTTATTCCAATTGGTGACTTGAGAATAATCCAGAGCACCTAACAACCGGCAGGCATTATCCTTACGTGCTCTATCACCGTTGCTGATAGCTATTCGGCCTAACAGCGCTTTTGATTTTTTGTTGCCTTTGTTAAAAATTTTGTAATTGCTCATATTGCACTACCTGATTACCGGCGATGACTGTTATCGTCGCTATTCGCCAACTATCTGGCGCGCTACCAAACTGAGTGCCAATAAACCTAAAAATAGGGCTAAGATAGTTGAAAGTAATATTATAGTCATTGTTTTCCTCCACTTAATTTTTATAAGTTTTTGACGATCAGGTGGGGGTAACTCATTACCCCCACCTTCTGAGATGCACTTGATGTATCTGTGCGCGACACGCTTTTGCGTGTTTGTCCCGGCTTGCGCCGGTTTGGAATTTGATTATTTGGTTGTTAAGTGTAGTTGAGGCCAATTGCCTGATGAAATGTTGTGTTCTATTAAACTGCTGGGGAGGTGCTTATCAAGTCTTTTAAGAAGCAATTGGCGTTAGCCGATCCAAATGTTACCCTCCTTTCTTTGGCGCAACCATAGTTGATTATTTTATGTAGATTTACCTCCTTTCGTCTGCTCAAAAATTATGTAAGATAGTGGTAATCGAGTGCAGATGCTTTTTAGTTGGTTTATTTTTTATAGGTAATCCTCCGTGCATAATCGTTGATTTTGTATTTCTTTGCCTACCTTTATAATAGAGGTTATATCTAACGCTATCAAGGCCAAATAAAAACGGGATGGTATCATTACCATCCCGTTCTCTGGCCTGATGATTTCGTCAAGCTGACACAAGGCTTACATCAGGTTAAATAGCCGGCCATTTTCATCAACCTCAACCCTTCCAGCCGCAACGCTTCTGGAAATAACGTGGTGTAGATGCGGCAATTTGGATTTGGCCCATCAAACCTGCCCATGGTTCGATAGGTTTCCAACGGGCAGCCGCCGGCGCAGCGATACCGCCACAGACAATCTCGACAGCCGGCTTTGTCATCAACGCTGACCGCCGGAATGGGACCGCGAGCCGCGAGTTTCAAAGCGTCATCTGTATCGGCCAGAGTAACTCCCTCGTCCAGGCGCATCTGGCACTGCGCTAACCGGCCGGCATGGTTAAAAACCAGATAACTCTGACCCACGCCGCAGGCATGCGCATGAGCTTCAGCTTGCACTCGGTCCAGCAAGCCGCCTAAAAACGGGCGGGCAGGCAAATAGTGTTCAACTACCTGATAAGCCCGCCGCAAGCCTTCAATTATCTGTTGTTCCTCCAGGCTTAAATCTGCCTTATTGGCTGACAGTAAATTTTCCCGGTAAAAATTGAGACTAAAAGGCAAACTTCGTTTGATAGCCCAGGCAACAGTCTCGGCGGCAGTCAGAGCATTACGTTTAGTGATGGTGATAGAAATATCGGGGTGAATGCCGGCCGGCAGTAGAATATGGTCAACCGCATGCTCTATTTGGGCAAAGCTGCCTTGGCCATTGCGGGTAGGCCGCTGCGCGTCGTGAGCTGCGCCGATGCCATCTAGAGAAATCATCAACTTGACCCCGGCATCGGCCAGCCAGCGGGCCATCTCAGGCGTCCAGAGCGTTCCATTACTAAGCACGACAGCCCGAAAACCAAGTTTTTTAACTGTGGTAAGCTCTTGAGCATAAGCATGGAGTTTTTGTACCAGTCGGAACTGAAGGGCCGGTTCGCCCCCGGCATATTTGAGTTTAACGGTTTCAAAATTATTTTTGACGGCTGTTTGCGTAATTCGCTCAATTGTTTTTAGGCCAATCTCATCAGGCATGCGGCTATTGGATTTACGCACATAACAATACGCACAATCCAGGTTGCAGGCGTTGGTTATGTGTAGCCAGGCGGTTAATGTGGTGGGGCGGCCCCACTTCATCACCGGCTTTGACCCGGCCAGAATAAGTAAATTGCCTTCAGCCAGCGTATAATCAACCGCTTGTTCCAGCAGTTGGGGCAGGCTGAATTCTTGGAGTCGCTTCAGCGCTGGCTGATTCAGTACGGTTGGCCCAGACGGGGAGAAAGGGCTAAAAGCCAGGGTAAAATTGTGAGGCAGGGGGGCGGTGTAAAGTTGGGGGGCAATTCTAAACCTGTCAGGCCTATCAGACCTGACAGGTTTTTGGTTAATGGTTGGATGCGCCTGGCCTCTGCGGGTATCATCCACCGACAGGGACAATCCGAACCGGTTACTGCTAAAAGGGGTGTCAGGGCAAGCACAATCCTCTTCTACTTTATCGGTCAGGGAACTGCTCAGCACAAAAGGCACATCCGGGCAGGCGCAGTCATTTTCTAACCTGGTTGAAGGATGATTGACAATGATGATCGGTTCGATTTTACTCATCATTTTACCTCTTCGGGACTACCCGGAACAGGTTCAAAGTAATCGCCAAAGGACTGTAGTAAGAAAACTTCCAAATCCGTTGGGTCTTCAGGTTCTATCTCATCAATCCGATACTCCGCCCGGGCCTGGCGTTGGTATTTAAAGAAATCTGTCATCTCAAACCGGTTAAATTTTTTGAGATAATCGTACAAAATGTCAAGACTGACCGAAATAACCGTAGACCGGGTTGAGTATAATTGATTATAACCCAAACTCAAAACAAACGCTTCGGCCGCTTGCTCGAGCATTTTAGTAGCCTGTGGGTCATTGCGTACCGCTAAACGGCCGGCCTGTTTATTTTCCAACGAAGCTCTAATGGCCGCGGCTATTTTGATAAAGCGATCTAATCTTAGGCGGCCCCTTACTGCCCATACTTTACCCAATTGCATAAAAATATAGGATTCAGCATCGGTGGGACAAGGTGGAGAACTATCTTTTTTCAATAGACTCTCTGGTGGAACTAATTTCAGGGTATCTTCAATTGCTTGCTCGGCTGCCTCAGTTTCGCCGGCATAGTAGTACGTCCAGGCCAGGTCATTTTGGGCATCAAGTTGATGCCGGGCAAAACCTCTCTCCGTAGACAACTCCAGCGCTGTTTTAAGTAAGCTGATAGCCCGATTTCGGTATTGTGTAATTCGGCTGCTTTGGTCAGGGTGGTGGGTTTTAAGATAATACATGTAATCACGATATAAACACCCCTGTTCAATCAAAGCCTCGATCCGGCGCATCACCTCCGGGCTATATTGTTCAAAAATTTCAACTGCCTCGGCGATAGCTGTAGCCGCGGTATCCAACAGTTCTTCGGGCGTGTCCACTACCTTTGGCACCTTTGACGTGGTTAGGCGGCGTAAAGCTTCACACAACTCCGTAAGCGCCAAACCAAGCCCGCGCGGGTCCTCTAATTTGCGAAAATAAACAACGGCTCTGGCCGCTTCCGGCCAGGCATTTTCCGGCTGCCGGCCATTGTTATAAATAACCGCCAAAGTGTTATGAGAAAAGGCAATAGGATTTTCAAACCCTAACTCTTCTCTTAGTTCCAGCGCGTCCCGGCAAATCCGACCCGCCCGGTTAATCAAACCCATTTCTGAAAGCACACGCGACAGGTTATTGCGCGTAATTGCTTGTCGAGCCCAAAACCCGGTATCCCGCAAATAGCGCAAAGCTGTAGCATAATACTGGCCGGCCTGGCGATAATGTCCCTGGGTGACATGGCCATAACCGAGGAAGTTATAGTTTAATCCTATCACTCGCCGTAAACGAATTTCAGCTGGGTGTTCTAGCAAACTAAATTCTTCCTGTTCAGGAATGCCCTTATGGGACAAGAGTCGTTCCAATTGCTTGGCTGTTGTTTCCAGTCTGGCGATAGCGTCTGGAATGTTCTCCCCCAGATAGACACGGGAAAACTCTTGCCAACAAATGCGTTCGCCCCTGGAAAAGGTGTGGGCCAGGGTTTTTTGCAAGGGTTCCGGCAGGGCGGGAATAATTTGTTCCACCTGGTCGGCAAACTCAATGGCGCGGTGATACTGTTTGGTGAGGAAAAACCTTTTGATCCAGCGGGTCACATCATCCTGTATCGCGGCTCGCTCAAGGGTATCCCAGGAGGTGTCATTGACCATACTTGGCCGGGGGGGCAGGTTGATAAATGCGCGGGTATAGGGGTCTGTGAGAAATCGCCATAGTTCAATTTGAATCTGCACGTCGGCTTCCAAATCATTCGCCCGCGACATTTGTTCGGCTATGTCGTAATAAGTGTCATTAAAGCCCGCATCCGGGTCAATCCTTAGCTCGTAATGTAATCTTTCTAGCCGGGCAGCCAAAACATGTTCTTCTAAAGCAAAACGTTCATGTTCTTCTGTTATACCCAAAGAGCGGAGTTTCATAGATAACGCCCGGGCCGGCGATTCCCAGTGCAGGGAACGTTCATCCTCCTTACGAATTTGCGTTCGTATTTCATTTAATTGGTCAATTTCCCAATCCGCAAATTTTTGCAATTTCCGGTAAAGTTGCAAACGAGCCTGAGCTTCGTCTTTCCGGTCAATCTCATTAGCGGCCATATTTTCGGCATAAATGCGATAAAGTTCATCCTGCAGAATCAACCGGCCATCGGCCCTGGTTTTGACCACAGAGAGGCGGTGTAACGAATAAGGATTGTCGAAGGCTAATTCCTGTTCAATCTCATGGTTTAAGATGGGGTCAGTCTTCCAGGCGGCAGGGTCAGCGTTGGGCAAACTGCCCAGGATAAAGTTTAATCGTTTGGCATCCAGGCCGTGCCGGGCGCGCACCAGGGCGGTCATTATCCGGGGACGAAGGTCATCTGTTGTGGCAAAAAGCAAACGGATGAACTCCGCTTCAATTTCAAACTGTATCTTTTCTAATCCTTCCTTTTGTATCCGTTCTTTGGCCTGGGCAAAGGTATCTTGTAAGGCCACCGGCTCTTTTTTGCCTTCAATCAAGATGTCCACAAACAAGGCCAGGCGCACCGGCTGTCCGGCGGTATAGAGGTGGAGCACTTTGATGCGGTCCTGGTCTTGGGCAATGTTTTGCAAATGCGCCGCAATGGCTTCGTCCGAGCCGGGTTGAGCCTGATAATCCTGGGCCAATTGGTTTAAATAGGTTTGCACATCTTCCACATTAAAAACGTCTAACTCAATGGTTTCCAGGCTGAACCGGCTATCTGGATGATGGGCGGCCTCAATTAATTGCTCAAAATAAGCCTCTGCTTCAGGCCGGC
Proteins encoded:
- a CDS encoding cyclic nucleotide-binding domain-containing protein — protein: MKEEAIKNTPLFAELTDSEQRALGKRMRLENYKPGETLFFKGGESDVLYLIKEGWVKLSAGENQPGVANLGPGSLVGETDFFLGQTHAMTARASGGVIVWSLNNADLAEVIAERPAIGLNLGLAFGAGIIQYQPRLTGQLAEIPFLQELSDRERAVLAQHLSPQRYFANDAIYRSGDAPTGIFFLEKGMVRLLGDTDDDYTELASGDAFGEMAVISGKPHSNTAQAANEVVLWQLSPADFAALAESNPSIKTKLGRNLRASLTLADQEYALTILQRLPLFEDLAEDALKDVARLLLLRHIPAGEFVFNQGDPGEALYIVDSGTVEAISDSPDKPQELVGRFVAGDFFGENALLTGKTRSFTTYAATDANLWGLYRTDFDNLLVKYPQLSVALGRVVREQLDASGGYAMEPHLKKIALLGGLSRRQLDELSTRLQARRYQGGSIIYYEGQANDEMYFVGQGQIERWVTTMQGPVLLEMHEQGDFFGEIALLSGKAHPDTAHVLVDSNVWVLTKAEFEDFVQRYPNLALVFNRLLGERLEETMRRMRGAAPQRALPATTGAPPSRPMTPTRGPVMMPPVPVRPVGPSAGFQPSRPVPALPSRTYPAPGPSVHSQHTTAMPPIRPSGPSVHSQHTTAMPPVRPPGSAVHSQHTAAMPPVRAEPSRPVQPQRKSKPGRKVKKSPARPGDPTRGMPHPFSTEAAPTEAKSKPARKPPKPKRKGPGAASRPAPVGAYAEAAPVSRGTDPVREKSAGAQTGQRLDAPSVSPAQKVERSRRSTSQAMSQPRVTSNRRLKRYNTSLSVWFAKRSLLAKIGILGILILLTWLCGISAPSLIINSLAATFEDEGALPGDKRSIMNQMRQEGAVGAMAALPFVETATPTPTETPTPTLTPTPSATPTETPLPTLTPTPTNTPTPTETPTPIFTPTPTNTPRPLFTNTPGPPTETPTPEPTPTPDVDFRLVSVRQLTPCENQGKHHIFIKVQDPGGQGINGVPVKIAWATDFIVSQTETKTDLKGSLDPGRIDFAMFKGTYEVSIQGGTSEVATGITPDFGVNETCPDNDNPVANSLYHISFEVIFERTF
- a CDS encoding radical SAM protein is translated as MMSKIEPIIIVNHPSTRLENDCACPDVPFVLSSSLTDKVEEDCACPDTPFSSNRFGLSLSVDDTRRGQAHPTINQKPVRSDRPDRFRIAPQLYTAPLPHNFTLAFSPFSPSGPTVLNQPALKRLQEFSLPQLLEQAVDYTLAEGNLLILAGSKPVMKWGRPTTLTAWLHITNACNLDCAYCYVRKSNSRMPDEIGLKTIERITQTAVKNNFETVKLKYAGGEPALQFRLVQKLHAYAQELTTVKKLGFRAVVLSNGTLWTPEMARWLADAGVKLMISLDGIGAAHDAQRPTRNGQGSFAQIEHAVDHILLPAGIHPDISITITKRNALTAAETVAWAIKRSLPFSLNFYRENLLSANKADLSLEEQQIIEGLRRAYQVVEHYLPARPFLGGLLDRVQAEAHAHACGVGQSYLVFNHAGRLAQCQMRLDEGVTLADTDDALKLAARGPIPAVSVDDKAGCRDCLWRYRCAGGCPLETYRTMGRFDGPNPNCRIYTTLFPEALRLEGLRLMKMAGYLT